The Paenibacillus swuensis genome contains the following window.
GTGATACGAAAGGAAATCCAGTGTTCCTTCATTTATACTGCCTTGAACGAATCGGCGAACCTGATCATAGAGATCTCCTCGCGCGAAAGCCAAACCTCCGGTTTGAATATCAGGATCGACCGCCTTCATGGCTTTGGCTGTTACGTTGTAAATGTGAATAAGTTCATCCAGACGGTCCGGCTCCTGTTTGTTGTATAAATGCACATAGTACGGGTCATCCCGCTCATTGGTCGGCTCCCAGTATTTCACTTTGAACTTATGCTCCACATTGACGATGCGCACCAGATCCGCACTGAAAGCGGCATAAGCTTCAACTTGGTCGTTGTCCAGATATCCGTCGTCGTCGGTATCCATCCAATCGGGCCAACCGGGGATATTAATGACCAAGGTCGGATGATTCCGGCTAAGCCCGGACAGAGCCTGTTTAATTTTGGCGGAATCCCATTGCTTATTAGCCGTATCGATCCAGCCGTTGCGGGTCGACTTGGAGTCGCCCATCATTTCCCAGCTATGTAACCTCAGCAAACCCGGATTCATATAATCCAGATTGCGGTTATACAGCTCGTTGCCTGCCACATTCGGGTCAAACGTGTTAAATCCGTTTAATCCATACATGAAATCCGTGACCTTACCGGTTTCCTGCTTCCAGTCCACCTGGACGGGGATCGGAGCTTGAGCAGCAGACGATGCTGAGGTTGCACTTACAGCAGGCGCGCATAGGGTCGAAAATACTAAAGCCGCCGTAAGCAATACAGCCGTGAAAGCGGGTTTAAATCGAGAGCCGTACATCATTGCCTTCCTCCTTCATTAGTTGGAATCCCTAAGAATATCTAAGGATATCTAAGGATACCTCAAGGATAAGACAATGATGAAAGCACTTACAACTGCGGAAATCAATGAAATCTAATATATTATCAACTCTTTGTTGTTATTGAAGCACGATTTTGTCCATATTGAAATTTAATGAATGAGTACCGCTTCTTTTCAATTCAATGGTATTCGCACCGGCTTGCAAACCAACGGTTACATTGACGCTTCCCACGGTCCCCCATGAACCGGTTGCATTGAACGTCAACGTGTTGACCTTCGTATTGTTGACATACAGATCCATAACTTTCGCCGTTGAATCCCCGTTCGCATAATGAACCTGCAGGCTGTGGTTACGGGTGGATGTTGCATTCACTCCATATCGTACGGCTGTATTCGGAGCATTCCATAAGGAAACGCAGCCTCTTGCGGAATACGCTTCATAACCGGCTTCATTCGGATGCAGCGTGTACGATCCGGAAACGGTCGCATGCTCAGCCTCATAACTGATGCTGTTGCTTGTAACTCTGCCCATTTCGGCATATTGGTTCATCAGATTGTTCAAGTGCGGCGCCACGTGATCCTTGGCAACCTGAACGCTGTTCTGGTCATTCCACGTCCATACCAGGTATCCCGCGTAGCCGTTTAGGTAGATTTTTTCCCCGATAGAGTAATGATTCTTAGGTGTGGTCGTGCCCGTATATTGCGCGGCAGGATTGGCAAAAATCTCTCCGATAATCACAGGCTTATCCAAACCGAGACTGCTGGCAGGCGTAACCGTCGGGTCAAAATAAGGCGTGTACCAGTCATACCAATGGAAGTCGTAAAAATCCAGACCCAAACCGCTGTAGAAGTTGTACTCTTTGCCTACCCATTTCGCGGACGCGCTTCCCACGCTGATCGGCTGCGTCACATACGGGCGGATGAAATCGACGTTGTTTTTGATAAAGGTACGAAGCTGGCCCAGCGTAAACGCGGTTCTCGCTTGCGGTTGAGCCTGCGTGTTTCCGGCGCCGCCGCCGTCTTCATCGCGAACCATCCATTCGGGCTCGTTGATAATATCCCACCCCATAATTCCGTCGTGATTACCCAGGGCTTGGACAATCGGTTTGATGGCGTTGTTGAAATAGCTGTTCTGAACCGTCGTATTGGAAACAATATCCTCATGATTCGACCATTGGTTCCACGCCATATCCATGTCATGCGCCACGAAGCAATAGTAGGCTTTCATCCCCTTGGAATGCAGGTAGTCGGTAGCTGTCACCATGTTCTGAACCCAGCCGTCAGGCAATCCGGTCACCGTGCTGCCCAGCCCGCTTCCGGAGAAGTTAGGCGCGGACATCATCCCGGCGAATACCCACCATCGAACTGTTTTGACACCCTTGGCTGCCATATCGTCAATTTGAGTCTTGATCGTGTTCCAGTTGGCATTGAAGCTGGCGTTGGAGAAATCATTGCCGTAATCATACCAGGCATAGTTGGTGCCCAGCGGGTAGTAGCTTTGATTGCCTTTCCAAGCGACACTTTGCGCACTCGCCGTGAGGGGCAGCACGCTTGCAAGTAGAGTGATTAGCAGGGTGAACACAAGCCACGTCTTTTTCATTAATTTTAAACCTCCAATAGAGTAATATTCATAGCAAAATTAAGCGCTTACAACTCTAACCTCCTTGGTTCGCTAATTCCGGATGCTTGTGCTTGACCGGTAAACTCAGCATAGCAAATACAGGAAGAACGCATATATAGAAATGTATTAGTTTTCTAGCATTATGTAAGGGATAATATCAAAGCCCGTCGGAAAACTTTCTAACGAATCGTAGTAACGCTTAAACGCTAAATAACACCTTTGTTAATTTCTAACGAATCGCAGGCATCCTTAGGCACGTATTTGTTGGTTATATTCCTCTTATATGCCCTCTAAGCGTCATACCGATTCGTTAGAAATTCAAATCATCGCAAATGCCCTTCTAAGCGTCCTTACGATTTGTTAGAATAAATGCAACGCTGTAAGACACAAATAAGGACAAAGCATCAGATCCAATCTGATTGCT
Protein-coding sequences here:
- a CDS encoding carbohydrate-binding protein, whose amino-acid sequence is MKKTWLVFTLLITLLASVLPLTASAQSVAWKGNQSYYPLGTNYAWYDYGNDFSNASFNANWNTIKTQIDDMAAKGVKTVRWWVFAGMMSAPNFSGSGLGSTVTGLPDGWVQNMVTATDYLHSKGMKAYYCFVAHDMDMAWNQWSNHEDIVSNTTVQNSYFNNAIKPIVQALGNHDGIMGWDIINEPEWMVRDEDGGGAGNTQAQPQARTAFTLGQLRTFIKNNVDFIRPYVTQPISVGSASAKWVGKEYNFYSGLGLDFYDFHWYDWYTPYFDPTVTPASSLGLDKPVIIGEIFANPAAQYTGTTTPKNHYSIGEKIYLNGYAGYLVWTWNDQNSVQVAKDHVAPHLNNLMNQYAEMGRVTSNSISYEAEHATVSGSYTLHPNEAGYEAYSARGCVSLWNAPNTAVRYGVNATSTRNHSLQVHYANGDSTAKVMDLYVNNTKVNTLTFNATGSWGTVGSVNVTVGLQAGANTIELKRSGTHSLNFNMDKIVLQ